The following DNA comes from Sorex araneus isolate mSorAra2 chromosome 5, mSorAra2.pri, whole genome shotgun sequence.
GAACACGGCCGTGTAGTACTTCAGACGGGAAGAGGAGGAGTAGAAAAAGACGGAGACGGGGGCCTCCTCGTGAGGCCCGTGGGGGAGAAACCTGTGCAGCGTGGGCCGGGCCGGCGAGGGGGGCTAGGAGCTGATGCCTGGGggtgagctggggctggagagtgtgcttgggggtggggcgCTTGGCGCGGGGCTCCGGGGGGCGAGCGCCGCAGAGGGCCCTCATGCCCACCCCCGGGCTTTGTGCCTGGTGGGTGGCAGCAGGGACTGGCGTGAGCCGACCCTCCGTCCGCAGACCATCATCGACGTCTTGGACTACGTGCATGAGAAGAAGCTGCAGGAGCTCCAGAGGGAGGCGCAGGAGTGGGAGGCCCAGGAGGACCGGAGGGTGCAGGGTAAGCAGGGCCGGGTGGGGGCCGGACCGGGCCTGGGCGGAGCCAGCGACCgacgcccctccccctgctcctcgcTCCCTTCCCAGGCAGACGCCGCCGCTGGGGCCACAGCCCGGCCCAGTGCAGTTGCTGGGGGGGAGCCCCTGGGGGGGAGCCCCTGCTTACCGGGGTGCGCAGTGCCTCTCCGAGTCTGCACCCGTGAGGCAGGGCCGCTTCTCCCGTTTCACatgggaggaaactgaggctgcaggAGGGCTAGTCCctgctcagggtgctgggaaccaaaatCCTGCCCAAGCGCGCCTCGATTTCCTGCTGGGTGCTTCTGGGATTTGTGGCCGGGCCCCAGGTGTCCTGCCTCGATCCCTTCACCTGACGTTCCGTGGGACAGACTCAGACCTCTTCTGGGGAGGGCCCGGGCTGTCAGGCGGCCTCAGATGTTGGGGAatagggtgggggaaggggaaccAGTATCTTGCcgtgtgtatgtgcgcgcgcccgtgtgtgtgtgtgtctgtgtgcgcgcgCTCGTTCGTATCTGTGTGTATgggtctgtatgtgtatgtgcacgtgtgtgtatgtgcatgtgtatgtgtgtatatatgtgtatgtgtgcacgtgtgtatgtgtacacatatgtatatgtgtatgtgtgtatatgcatgtatgtgcacacgtatgtgtgtatgggtctgtatgtgtatgtgcatgtgtgtgtatgtgtatgcatgtatgtgtgtgtgtgtgtgtgtgtgtgtgtgtgtgtgtgtaccccagACAGCAGAGGGCGTGTGGGTGAGGCGTGTGCAGCATTGGGATCTTCCAcccatttgcttttctctttctttccctgtgtTCTCTTcatttgggaggtgggggtcacaccagcagcgctctggatttactcctggctctgcactcagggatcactcctggtggggggtgtcttagggggaccatatggggtgtgggggattgaaccgggcTGGCCGTACCACTGTGCTCTCCGGCCCTTGTTTTGACTCTTGCACCTCGGGGCTCCAGGACTCTGTAGGGGCTTAACTTTCAGCCTCTTGCAGCCTCCCAGGGCCACGtttgagcccagagcccaagaGATCCTGGCCTTCTGGCGACTGGGGGGCAGTCCTTCAGGCAGAGTCCTGAATCCTGGCCTTTCCAGGCCTGGAGAAGCAGATGGACCAGCTGCAGGCCCAGATCCAGAAGATGCACGAGCAGGTGAACTTCCTGAGCACCTACATGGACCACGAGTACCCGGTCAAGTCCATCCAGATTGCCACGCTGGGGCGCGAGCTGCAGCAGTTGAAGGACAGTCATCAGGTAGGTgggtccaggccccgccccccggacCCCCGGGAAGAGAAGAGGCAGGGCTGGTGGCCCACACCCTTCTGCTGCCCCCAGGAGGAGCTGGAAGACCTCAGGGAGATACAGAGCAAGGTCCTGCAGTCTTTGCACGGCCGGctgcagaggaagaggaagagcatcCTGCACTCGCTGGTGATGGTGAGGTGCCCGCTGCTGTGGTGGGGACCCGGCGCTACTGCCCCCTGCCGCCCCTCAGGCCCTGGGTCCTGCTGCCCGGAAAGAGGCCCCCGGGCACCAGACCTCTCCGCTCTCCCTAGAAAGCCTTGTACCCCCACCAAGAGGTTCTTCTCCAGAAGACCCGAGAGACCCGGGACTTGCTGAGATACAAGGAGAAGTTCGGAGGGGTAAGTGGGCAAGCGGGGAGTGTCTCGCTGtcgggggacagggctgggcggTGCCCAGGACCCTGGGGGAGCCAGCTGGCctgggtgtggtgctcagggcatccctGCTGCAGCCTGGGGTCCAGCTCGGTGCCGGTGGAGGCCTTGCCTCTTTGAGCAGCAtccctagtcttttttttttttttcttttttgtcatacccagcagtgctcaggggtcactcatggctctgcactcagggagcactcctggcagtgctgggggaccacatgggatgctggggatcgaacccgggtccggtatgtgcaagacaagcacccttcctgctgtgctagcCCTTCGGCCCCATCATCTGTGATCTCGagacccaggagtagccccacgAGCCACCCCCCACTCAGCTACCTTTATCGCCCATTGACCGTCTTGTTCCTGCGCTGGGCCACACCCGGGCTGCTTCTCACCCCGCTCCCTCGTCAGGTGGCAGCGTGCGTCGCCTCTATCACCCACTGTCCCCAGTTCTTACCAGCAACCTGCCAGCTATTGCCACCTGACTCCAttctccactgtttctttctttctttctttctttctttctttctttctttctttctttctttctttctttctttctttctttctttctttctttctttctttctttctttctcttccttcatttctttctttttttttcttttggtttttgggttatacccgacggtgctcagggctgactcctgcctctgtgctcagggatcacgtgatccctggcaggctcaggggaccataaaggtgctggggatcgaactggagtcagccgcatgcaaggcaggtgccctgctcactgtcctatccctccagccctccccaacGTTTCCTGCCCTTTCTGACATTGTCACTGACTCCTGAGCCCACTGGCACCCCTCCCTGGGGTCTCCACTGTCCTGGCACCTGATCCCAGGCCATGTCCCTaagctcttttattcttttttttctttttgggtgacacccggtgatgcacaggggtcactcctggctctgcactcaggaattactcctggcagtgctcgggggaccatgtgggatgctgggaatcgaacccggtcagccgcgtgcaaggcaaatgccctccccgctgtgctgtcgctccagccctacgcTGTCTTTCTACTCAACCAGTgtgtccttctctccctttggTAGGGGGACATGTGGCGTCTCACTGTCCCCTGCCCCCGGGCCTCTCCCCTCAGTACATCGCCCAGCTCGAGGAGGCGATGCCTGCGTTAAGGGCTGAGGTGAAACAGCTCCAGCAGCACGTCCAGGAGCCCCGGGAGGTTCTGTTCGCTGACATCCTGCTCCGGAGACCCAAGTACGTGAGGATGGTGCAGCTGCCCAGGCCGAGCTCTGCTCCGGGCACTCGGGGCTCAGCGGGCAGTGGGCGTGGCTGGCAGAGTctgtgtgggagggggcaggtgggccgGGTGTGGACAGGGCCACTGGgcatctctgggcctcagtttcccctcggGGTCCAGCAGGTTAAGGTCGGGACCTCCCGGGCCCCTTCCTGTTCCCAGATTCTGGGTGTTGACCAGATGGGTGCTGCGCTGAGTGGCTGGGTGGCCCAGGAGATGGAGGTGGGTGGAacggccaggagtcacccctgcagggagaggagggtggcTTTCGGGTCCCCAAGGAAGAGTCTCTTCTGAGACCAGTTCTCTGCCTGCCCTCCCTGGGGGCAAGGCCTGCTGAGGTCAGATGGGGGCCTCTGAGCAGCCAGGCCTCTCCGTGATGGCTTCAAAGGACCCCAGGACACCGCGATCTTCCCAGGCCCCCCTTGATTCGACCccccacttatggtcccctgaactccgcCAGGTGTattggctctgagcacagaaccaggagtaagccctgagcaccactgggtgtgaccccaaaaccaaatcaaaccaaaccaaaacaaaacaaaacaaaactgagaaggGTAAGGGAGACCTAGAACAGATTCCGACCTTTATTCTGTTAAAGCTGATTTTGTTTCCGTCTCCGGAGGGCTTCCCAAGCGAGGCTCAGTgggtccaggggtcactcctggagattctGGGCTCGCCACCCTGGACAAGGCAGTGCTCGGCCCAGGGATGTGGTGTAGCCCAGGCCCAGCgtcctctggctgtgctcagggctgtgcttGGCAGGGCTGTGTGGTGCCGGGAGAGGGACTTGCCTGTTGCTCCCGTAAGGTTCACGTTCCTGCCTTTCAactcctgctccagccctgggaaagcAGCTTTGATTCtattttggcttttgagccacacccaactgaGCCTGGGGCCTCTTTctggctctctgtgctcaggaatcactccgggtggtgccgggtaccatatgggacgccggggatccgacccaggtctgctgtgtgcagagcaaatgcGCTCCCGGCTGTACGATGACGCCGGCCCCAGAAAGTGACTTTCGAGAATGTGGCTTAAAGCTGCAAGTCTCTTGGCTTCTGGATAGCGGATGCAGAATTTGGCGAGTGATATTCCCTTGTCCTGGGGAGAATGGCCCctggggagtggcccctgggaggTGGCCCCTGGCTTCCTGGCTTTTGTACGGGGCTGGTGGTGGCCCTGCATCCAGGGACAGGACAGGCGGGCCGGGGGAAGGACGTACATGCAGGTAGGAGGTAAAAGCCGCACACGGTGGTGTGTTCAAGCTGATGTACCTTTATCTCTGCGTGGACCGAAGACGGGTGGTTGAGGATGTGCGTGCAGATCCTGCTCGGTCAGAAGCTGGGATTGGCGGGGATGGGACCTTGGGCCTCGGCCTatgcagcccccctccctcccctgtcccccactGTCGGAAAGTATAACATTCTTAAtctggtttgatttttttaaattagttttttgtagcccggcaagctaccgagagtatcccgcccgcatggcagagcctggcaagctccccgtggcatacccgatatgccaaaaacaataacgacaaagtctcacaatggagacattactggtgcccgcttgagcaaatcgatgaacaacgggacgacagtgctacagtgcaattttttgttttgtgtgtcacacccagggattctcagtgctccctcctggctctgctctgaggaatcactcctggcggtgctcgggggaccctatgggacattAGGGCTGGAACCTAGGGCGGGCACATGCacagcaagctccttacctattgtactatttctcctgccccaatTTGGTATGCTTTGTACGTTCTTTTTATTTTCGGGGGGGGCACCGaattgggtaacacccagcagtgctcaggggctgcttccagctctacgcttgggagttgctcctggcagtgctcagggaccatgtggtgcctgggatcaaataagggttgatcgtgtgcaaggcaagtgctttatttttttttctttttgggtcacacccagcaatgcacagaggttactcctggctctgcactcaggaatcacccctggcggtgctcaggggaccatatgggatgctgggaatcgaacctgggtcagccgcgtgtaaggcagacgccctacccgctgtactatcacttcagccccaagtgCTTTTACCCCTGGAGTAAAACTCTTTGGCTCAGATTTAGCAAGGAATTATGGAGCTTTGAGAATGTCTCCAAATGCTTCCACCTATGTTTATGGGGACAGTCCCAGACCACCCCAGCTGTCTACCAAATCCTACCAGACACagctctacatttttttttctttttgggtcacacccggcggcaattactcctggcagtgctgggggcactatatgggatgctgggaattgaacctgggtcagctgcatgcaagctacACTCaaaccccgctgtgctatcactccagtccccagaacgCTACTTTTGCAGAGCAGGGGCCCGGTTTGGATGGCGCTCCCACCCCTTCCTTTctgtcattaagaaaaaaaattcagtgacaCAGAAAAGTAGAATATTTCGAAAGACCCACTTAGTTTTGTAGGTTTACAAGTtgctgtgatttcttttttttgggggggtggatgggtgggcACCCTTGGCAGTGTTGAGGGCTACTCCTAGGTCTGCACCTTATGGGGGCCCAGGGACAGaactgggtgggccgtgtgcaaggcaggtgccttccccgCCGGACTGTCTAGCCCCAGTTGCTGTGTCTGGGCTGAGGGTTCTGGTGCAGGTGTCCTGACATCACACGCCTCAGGGTTTCTGTGCACAGCAGACTGTGGACGGCAGAAGAGCGGAGAACTGGGGAGAGGGTGGCGAGAGTAATCCTGCCGCCGTGTCCCtgtgcgcggggcgggggcggggggcacctcACTGTCTTGCTACCTGGATGGGAAGCATGATGCCTGCCCCGACCAAGCCCTGGGCTGTGCCTTAGTCACATGAATCCTCTGCGGCCTCGGAGGCATGAGGCAGTACGGGATGGGCAGAGGCCCGTGTGGGGACCTTTCACCAGTGGCTGCAGGAACGGGGGCTCCGGGAGATGTCGTGTGCTCCCGTGACTGCATCCAAGTGTCTAACTCAGTCACCCTGACTTCAGGAAGACAGTGAGTGGCCCGCACGACAGGGCGGTGggtcagggcgtttgccttgcaggtggcacaTCCTAGGGTCAACCCCGGCActccacgtggttccctgagcttcaccaggagggatccctgagcgcagagccaggagtaagccctgagcactgcgaggtgtggcccccacaccaaccTCCTGCCCCCAGACCCAAAAAAGTGTGTTTCCTGGGAAAGAGCGCTCAGGGACCGAGTGTGTGTGCCACGCCCAGGAGACGCCTCAGGGCGCCTTCTCATCCCACAGGGCTGGGTCACCACATCACTCCCCCGGGTGCTGCCCGGCTGGTCCCAGCAGGGCCCACCCGGGCTGATCCTCCTCAGAAGTGGCTCTCGGTCCCAGTTCCTTGTGAAGAGAAGAGCTCGTGTGTGAGACTGAGACTTTGGGAACATGCTCCCGCCCCCTCGCAGTCTCGGTCTTGGCCTCTCATCGTCGGGGGAACTCCCATCCCACCAAACCCGTTCCCGGTCTATCTTGATGTTTGTGGGCAtgagcctgtgtgtgcatgcatgtgtgagtgcgcTCGTGCGCACATGCCGGGACGTGTGCGCCTGTGTGTTCATGTGAGTACGTGTGTACACGGTTGCCTTTGAGTTCGGGGGgagagttttgggctggagccgCTTAGTTCCTGTCCATTGGCCGCCTCTGCGGTTGGCCCCTAGTGTTCAGGAGAGTGGGGGGCCCGCAGGGGGCGgtgctccctgcccctgccctgcttgGCCTCTCACACCTGTCTCTGCTCTTCCCTCTAGGTGCCCCCCTGATATGGATGTCATCCTTGACATCCCCGTGGAAGAGGTGCTCCCCTTCTAGGTGACATGCTCTGCGCCCTCCCTCCGTGCTCCCCGCTCTTCCAGCAGCTGGAACTGAGCTCAGGTCACCTGCTTCTAGATTGCGGCCCGGGAAGGAaacagccctccctccctccctcctccctcctccctcctcccttctcccttcccttcccttcccttccctctccttccctctccttcccttccctctccttccctctccttcccttccctctttcctctcttccttctccctagcttccttccttccttctcaccctccctccctttcttttccctctctccctcctttccatctctcctcctctcctgtccctccttttccttccttgtaCTATCGGGGATGCCCACCAAGGGGGCCATTCCTTTTTTTCAATAAAACACAGTTTTTACATTTGCTCTTGGCCCGTGTCTGGGAGTTCCCAGTGAACTCTTCTGCTAGAAGTGGTAGTAGGAATAGACTTTGTCTTCGGAGAAGGGGTGGGCGACGGtgctgtttggggggcacacaacTTATTAActtggggcccaagagatagaacaggggtgaaggtgtgtttgccttgcgtgtccCTGACCTGGGTGTCGTCTCTGATACCACACgcgttcccccaagcaccgctggcaGTGGccgctgaacacagagccagaagtgagccccgagcccactgggtgtggcccccagatcaAACTAGCCAAACAGAACCCCCGGAAACGTACCATGTTGTGTCTGGGGATTGTGGCCGAGCAGCAGAGCCCTGGGTtcgccccagcactgcagccaaCAAAGCTTCCTGAGTGGTGCTGGAGTGAAACCCGCTCAGTTCCTGTGCCACCTCGCCCCCGGTGGATTAGTTCCTTGGGTTTGAGACACGTAGGCGCTTGGAGACCGTTACAGCTGGTTTGCCATGTCTGCTGCCTCTACCCCAACTGCCTTTGGATATAAGCCCCAACCCATCCTGTGGGGCGCAGTTCCCTCACTGCAGACTCGCGGGGGGCATTGGTGACACCCGGGCCCTGTTCAGGCCGGACTCCAGACTCTGGTGTCCTTTAGGGTTTCCCCAGCTGCAGAGACTCTTAAGCCCCTCTCAATAGCCAGCAACTGTTTGGTGTGCAAGAATCAAAATCAGAGGTCCCTTTGGCCTATTGAGGGACCTCTCTGAAGAACTgtccagggggccagagaggtagcacagtgggtagggcacttgcacgcTTCTCGagctagcatcccatacggcgcCTCAAGCctggctgggagtgatccctgagggcagacacaggagcaagccctgagcgccaccgggTGTGGTTCCCTCTCAAAAATAAGACTGCTCTGGCTGGGGGTGGTCCCCTAAAGCATCCACGGACGCCTGGGTCTGCGGGTGTCTTTGTCATTCCCAGGTGGGTCTGCCCCGTGAG
Coding sequences within:
- the C5H20orf96 gene encoding uncharacterized protein C20orf96 homolog: MGLHFKPTKWITKTQQEVNREKLDTIKMQSKFRLIRALLRNRRAALSEFRGQEHLLAQLGRDLVHSIRGLDDSAARRVQAMLQQQQTLSTIIDVLDYVHEKKLQELQREAQEWEAQEDRRVQGLEKQMDQLQAQIQKMHEQVNFLSTYMDHEYPVKSIQIATLGRELQQLKDSHQEELEDLREIQSKVLQSLHGRLQRKRKSILHSLVMKALYPHQEVLLQKTRETRDLLRYKEKFGGYIAQLEEAMPALRAEVKQLQQHVQEPREVLFADILLRRPKCPPDMDVILDIPVEEVLPF